The Cygnus olor isolate bCygOlo1 unplaced genomic scaffold, bCygOlo1.pri.v2 S102, whole genome shotgun sequence genome contains the following window.
CGCTTGGCTGTGAGTTCCCAGATGAAACCttgctcccagcagggctgcgcGTGCCCCTTCAGGCACAcaggcacagccctgtccccatctACCCCCAACCTGCCAGCTCCCCCAGGACGTACGGACACATCGTCCCTGGGGCCGGCAGGGCCGGCAAGCCCCCGTAACCAGCCGCGCCTGGTGCCTCTTTGGTGCCAGCTCGCactgctccatccctgcccaAAGGcgggagaagaagaggctgcagggagccctgTAGGCCCTGCCAGGCTCTCCCTGCTCTTTCTTGCAGATGCTGGCCCAGAATCACATTTCTGAAGAGGAGTTTGGTAACCCAGTGCACCTCCTGAGTTACCTGAAGCACCCAAGCCCAGCGATGCGCTTGATGGTTCTCAAAGGGCTCTCCACCGTGTCAGAGAGCCCTGAGAAGGTGAGCGGGCCATCGTCAAGCAAAGCCATGTTGGCAGCCTGGGGCTTTGCTCTTCTGCCCTCCCATCCCTCCCCGTTGCTCTCCCCGCATCCCTGTAGTGCGCCCACGGCCACTGCTTGCAGGAGGCGATTGCCATGCCAGCTGCCAGGAAGCAAGGCAGGAGGCTGGTGCTCAGGAACCACAGCCCTTTGCCCAGGGTGGTCTCTCACGGCTTCACGGAAGGGAAACTGTGTCTTTCCTACAGGCAAGAAAAATTCAGGTCGTGCTGCCAGACATCCTGGAGGCCCTGCAGGACACCAACACAGACGTCGTGCTGAAGGCCCTGCTTGTGCTCAGCAATGTGATGGCTCATGTGGAGAGGAGAGAGGCCAGTCGCACggctctgcagctggctgaGAAGCTCCTGCCACTCTTTGACCATGTAAGTCTGCTGGGGGAGCCTGAGCCCTCAGCTGGGCCCCCTGTAATGAGGGCTGCCCTTCAGCCCGGCCCCGTGGGCAGCACTCAGGCAGGGCCTTCCCAGTCTCCTCGTCAGCCCAGCCGCTGGGGAGCTCTGCTTGGACATGGCTGGTGCGGCTGGTGGCGAAAGTGGGGTGGCTGGCGGGCAGCCTGTGATGGCAACCGACTGCGTTGCCTTTCATGGGCACCAGGCCTTGCAGCTGCCCCGGCAgggctgctgagcagctcctctgggaaGGATCCAGCGCTGAAGCATCTCACAGTTCTGTGATCTCCCTTTCGCATCAGCCGCGCTAatgcccctgctccccatgggCGGGCAGCAGCTGTTGCTGAAATTCATCCTGTCCTCCTCCCCGCCAGGAGTCCAGCCAGGTGCGCGAGCACTCCATCTGCCTCTTCCAAGCCGTGACGGAGGCTGTGCTGTGgcacaggcagaaggaaatgaagaggaaagtgCACAGCAGCCTTCTCCCACTCTACTTTCGGATGAGAGACCAGAGTGAGAGCGTAGCAAAGGTACAGATCTCAGAGCTGACCAGTTACGTGGACAAGGGTGTGCCGACACCACAGAGATGCTCTGGGGGATCTCTGGCCGGCAGCGTGAGCTGCCTCCGATGGTGGCAGTCCCGTGTCCTTGCCCTGGCCATTGAACCCAGTGCACGCTGTCCCCCACCACAGCCTCCCATAACACGCTGGGAAAGGCTCGTGGCCCTGCCAAGAGGAGGGGACAGAGGGTCTCCTTCCCAAGGCTGTGGTGCCATGTCCCAACCTCTGCTGCTCCACAGGCCTCTGGGGAAGCTCTCGTCGTCGCTGCAGAGTTTCTGCGATGCAAAGAGCTCAAGCACTTGGCCCAGACAGAACAGACGTGGAAGATCGGGGAGTGCTTGGTAAGGACGACCCCAcaggccccagccccagctgggcaAACGTGCCCGGCCAGAGcccgctgcctgcagctgcatcctcgctcccttccttccagcacagagccccagGGGGCTCTTCTGCAggcccctctgccctccctgtccccaggatGCTGGAGGAGACCCTGGGGAGGGTCTGCAAGCCCCGTGACCTTGTGttctctctccagctgcagcagggcagagacagAGTAGACGAatacctgcagcagagccagccctACCTGCAGGACTCTCAGACCGTCTTGCGACTTGAGGCCGTCAGGTTCATTGGTGAGCCCAGCCCCTGGGTCCCTCTTTGGGCAGCCTTTGGCAGCCCCAGGCACTGCTCTGGCAGTGAGGCGCAGCCCTGttgcccccagagccccccgaCTGGGCCCTTGCTCCAGCCCCCCTCGGGCAATGACCTTgctggggtgcaggaggggGCACAGCCTGGCTGGCCAGGCCAGGGGCTGCGCTGCTGGGAgcgtgctggggagcaggggtcTGATGGGAGCTCTGTGTCTAGGGCTTGCTGCGCGCTACTCCAAGGACCAGAGCGAGGAGAAGCTGAATGAAATCATCAGCGGTGAGTGAGGGCAGTGGTGTGTGTGCTagggctggggggacaggggcagAGGCCCCCATGCCTTGCCCTGCTCCAGGCAAATGCTTCGGGGGCAGAGGAGCAATGCAGGCataggaaggagggagaggagacgGGGTAGCCCGGCATGTCAGGGAATGccctcccagcctggagttgggcagtgctgctgaaagGGTTGAGTGTGCCTGAGGAAGAGTCAGGAGAAAGGGCAGGAAGGCTGATAGAAGGTGGGATCCTGTTGTAGTGCACCCAACCAGGACGAAGAGGGAGATGAAACAGCCTACAAGCAGCTCGGAGCAGTGTCATGATTGCGAGCCCTTGCTCTCGTGGGGAAGCACAATAGGGAGAGGAAGGAGTCCAGGAGATTCCTGGAGTGTGTGAATCCTCCCAGGGGATGGAGGCAGGTGGTGGGGGATCCAGCTTGTGAAGGTGCCCCACTTGACCTGTGGTGCGCAGATGGGGAAGGACTTCTGGGTGCATTTGGGAcattgctgagcagcagctttcaaCTGATTCATTtgtccctcctgctcctcctggcctGGGGAAGAGTTGAGTGGGGCTGGCATGGTCTGCAGGGGGATGCCTGGGGATCTCT
Protein-coding sequences here:
- the LOC121063089 gene encoding uncharacterized protein LOC121063089 — translated: MSSLPSSFPQAFGGYLRPSERADIILTATEAMRDSSIYGKQGACSVLDAALEDPDYWLTDVPIIMECIRKNLDSIHTASARRCLDSLLLQLTNQMSREEVKNLLKFSPPSDSTALSMWEVVLAMPQTLEKVLNVRMEILPLCDWCTAVTEDTCIRRLAMLAQNHISEEEFGNPVHLLSYLKHPSPAMRLMVLKGLSTVSESPEKARKIQVVLPDILEALQDTNTDVVLKALLVLSNVMAHVERREASRTALQLAEKLLPLFDHESSQVREHSICLFQAVTEAVLWHRQKEMKRKVHSSLLPLYFRMRDQSESVAKASGEALVVAAEFLRCKELKHLAQTEQTWKIGECLLQQGRDRVDEYLQQSQPYLQDSQTVLRLEAVRFIGLAARYSKDQSEEKLNEIISVLRSSGNDPEPMVRCLAVQTIMILASRRNRTSGRRFRLLWCC